The Diospyros lotus cultivar Yz01 chromosome 15, ASM1463336v1, whole genome shotgun sequence genome has a window encoding:
- the LOC127792121 gene encoding condensin complex subunit 2 isoform X2, translated as MAETLSPNATALKQRTLMASRLQSPTSPFFLGSNDDNLERAQARAARAAAVRRKNATATSAASPPASDPCLDKQQILELFQNCIKLASENKINQKNTWDLSLIDHLCDIIKVEEEDDAETNFQKASCTLEAGVKIYSMRVDSVHSEAYKVLGGINRVGQENEQDDVVEDPSTSIGQEEGNSKKEQERKVSPLSTLESSFEALNVKKFDVAFAVDPLYHQTSAQFDEGGARGLLLNNLGVYGGCQVLFDSFEVPRKCMSSESQHQKLDTIDLSFAKEYIEQMVLNMHKKIEISPTLRHIVDQFDQSSRRPPDTFYSGQQSAEQVYEDDNGSNIELDGDTFNNSGTWAFDHDDQTSVVGDDSYTADPILPSYHEENEPSVLNEPDVDNRFDKVDGYLFLSLGLTSNQNAWAGPDHWKYRKTKDSEGPPRENGSPMTTKKPRNKKQAELDIDFTKALDNQILDVFAPPKNPSSLLVPANRPPCNTTLPEDCHYQPEELVKLFLVPNLMCLGKRARKSSEEWSQQRDDYGPLPSWDDENGFDGQYDDGGVHSDLEDSNTLVSQPRQVNKIEVQYDKTSKQVDVQALKGTLWDCLQESKQATIQEKEMVSFKNVLASFPKDCRAAATLNDISPHLCFICLLHLANEHGLRIHGCANLDDLSIHFPPNRGTFPSETV; from the exons ATGGCGGAAACTCTAAGCCCTAATGCAACGGCACTGAAGCAGCGAACCCTAATGGCCTCTCGCCTCCAATCTCCGACCAGCCCCTTCTTCTTGGGCTCCAACGATGACAATCTCGAGCGAGCCCAGGCACGCGCCGCCCGAGCTGCCGCCGTCCGCAGGAAGAATGCTACCGCCACCAGCGCCGCTTCTCCGCCGGCTTCCGATCCCTGCCTCGACAAGCAACAGATTCTCGAGTTGTTTCAAAACTGCATCAAACTCGCTAGCGAAAAT AAAATTAATCAGAAGAATACGTGGGATCTGAGTCTGATAGATCACCTGTGCGACATTATTAAGGTGGAAGAGGAGGATGATGCAGAGACCAACTTTCAGAAG GCAAGTTGCACATTGGAAGCTGGAGTCAAAATTTATTCAATGAGAGTAGATTCAGTGCATTCGGAGGCATACAAGGTTCTTGGAGGAATTAATCGGGTGGGACAAGAAAATGAACAAG ATGATGTGGTGGAGGATCCCAGCACTAGTATAGGACAAGAGGAAGGCAATTCCAAAAAGGAGCAAGAGAGAAAG GTGTCACCTTTATCCACATTGGAATCATCATTTGAGGCTCTCAACGTTAAGAAATTTGATG tTGCATTTGCAGTGGATCCTCTCTATCATCAAACATCTGCGCAGTTTGATGAAGGAGGGGCTAGGGGCCTCTTACTGAACAATCTTGGAGTATATGGTGGCTGTCAGGTGCTTTTTGATTCATTTGAGGTTCCAAGGAAGTGTATGTCTTCTGAAAGTCAACACCAAAAATTAGACACAATTGATCTATCTTTTGCTAAAG AATACATTGAACAGATggtgcttaacatgcacaaaaAGATTGAAATTTCTCCAACTCTCAGGCATATTGTCGATCAATTTGATCAAAGCAGTCGAAGGCCACCAGATACATTTTATTCTGGCCAGCAATCAGCTGAGCAAGTTTATGAAGATGATAATGGCAGTAACATTGAGTTGGATGGTGATACGTTTAACAACTCTGGGACCTGGGCTTTCGATCATGATGACCAAACAAGTGTGGTTGGTGACGACTCCTATACTGCAGATCCAATTTTACCAAGTTATCATGAG GAAAATGAACCATCTGTTTTAAATGAGCCTGATGTGGATAACAGGTTTGATAAGGTTGATGGGTACTTGTTTTTAAGTTTGGGGTTGACTTCAAATCAAAATGCTTGGGCAGGTCCTGATCACTGGAAGTATCGAAAAACAAAAG ATTCAGAGGGTCCTCCCAGAGAAAATGGATCACCCATGACAACTAAGAAACctagaaacaaaaaacaagCAGAACTTGATATTGATTTTACAAAAGCCTTAGACAATCAAATACTGGATGTCTTTGCTCCTCCCAAGAATCCCAGTTCACTACTTGTGCCAGCAAATAGACCACCTTGTAACACGACACTTCCAGAAGATTGCCATTATCAGCCAGAGGAGCTTGTCAAATTATTTCTTGTGCCTAATCTCATG TGCCTTGGGAAGAGAGCAAGAAAGTCATCAG AGGAATGGAGTCAACAAAGAGATGATTATGGACCATTGCCATCATGGGATGATGAAAATGGATTTGACGGTCAATATGATGATGGAGGTGTTCATAGTGATTTGGAGGACTCAAACACACTCGTCTCTCAGCCTCGTCAG GTAAATAAGATTGAAGTACAATATGACAAAACTTCTAAACAAGTTGATGTCCAGGCACTGAAAGGTACTCTTTGGGACTGTTTACAAGAATCTAAACAAGCAACTATTCAG gagaaagaaatggTATCTTTCAAGAATGTATTGGCTAGCTTTCCAAAAGACTGCAGGGCGGCTGCAACACTCAATGATATCTCGCCCCATTTGTGTTTTATTTGCCTTCTGCATTTAGCCAACGAGCATGGACTGAGAATCCATGGCTGTGCCAACTTGGACGATCTCAGCATACATTTTCCACCTAACAGAGGAACATTTCCAAGTGAAACAGTTTAA
- the LOC127792121 gene encoding condensin complex subunit 2 isoform X3, with protein MAETLSPNATALKQRTLMASRLQSPTSPFFLGSNDDNLERAQARAARAAAVRRKNATATSAASPPASDPCLDKQQILELFQNCIKLASENKINQKNTWDLSLIDHLCDIIKVEEEDDAETNFQKASCTLEAGVKIYSMRVDSVHSEAYKVLGGINRVGQENEQDDVVEDPSTSIGQEEGNSKKEQERKVSPLSTLESSFEALNVKKFDVAFAVDPLYHQTSAQFDEGGARGLLLNNLGVYGGCQVLFDSFEVPRKCMSSESQHQKLDTIDLSFAKEYIEQMVLNMHKKIEISPTLRHIVDQFDQSSRRPPDTFYSGQQSAEQVYEDDNGSNIELDGDTFNNSGTWAFDHDDQTSVVGDDSYTADPILPSYHEENEPSVLNEPDVDNRFDKVDGYLFLSLGLTSNQNAWAGPDHWKYRKTKDSEGPPRENGSPMTTKKPRNKKQAELDIDFTKALDNQILDVFAPPKNPSSLLVPANRPPCNTTLPEDCHYQPEELVKLFLVPNLMVNKIEVQYDKTSKQVDVQALKGTLWDCLQESKQATIQEEKEMVSFKNVLASFPKDCRAAATLNDISPHLCFICLLHLANEHGLRIHGCANLDDLSIHFPPNRGTFPSETV; from the exons ATGGCGGAAACTCTAAGCCCTAATGCAACGGCACTGAAGCAGCGAACCCTAATGGCCTCTCGCCTCCAATCTCCGACCAGCCCCTTCTTCTTGGGCTCCAACGATGACAATCTCGAGCGAGCCCAGGCACGCGCCGCCCGAGCTGCCGCCGTCCGCAGGAAGAATGCTACCGCCACCAGCGCCGCTTCTCCGCCGGCTTCCGATCCCTGCCTCGACAAGCAACAGATTCTCGAGTTGTTTCAAAACTGCATCAAACTCGCTAGCGAAAAT AAAATTAATCAGAAGAATACGTGGGATCTGAGTCTGATAGATCACCTGTGCGACATTATTAAGGTGGAAGAGGAGGATGATGCAGAGACCAACTTTCAGAAG GCAAGTTGCACATTGGAAGCTGGAGTCAAAATTTATTCAATGAGAGTAGATTCAGTGCATTCGGAGGCATACAAGGTTCTTGGAGGAATTAATCGGGTGGGACAAGAAAATGAACAAG ATGATGTGGTGGAGGATCCCAGCACTAGTATAGGACAAGAGGAAGGCAATTCCAAAAAGGAGCAAGAGAGAAAG GTGTCACCTTTATCCACATTGGAATCATCATTTGAGGCTCTCAACGTTAAGAAATTTGATG tTGCATTTGCAGTGGATCCTCTCTATCATCAAACATCTGCGCAGTTTGATGAAGGAGGGGCTAGGGGCCTCTTACTGAACAATCTTGGAGTATATGGTGGCTGTCAGGTGCTTTTTGATTCATTTGAGGTTCCAAGGAAGTGTATGTCTTCTGAAAGTCAACACCAAAAATTAGACACAATTGATCTATCTTTTGCTAAAG AATACATTGAACAGATggtgcttaacatgcacaaaaAGATTGAAATTTCTCCAACTCTCAGGCATATTGTCGATCAATTTGATCAAAGCAGTCGAAGGCCACCAGATACATTTTATTCTGGCCAGCAATCAGCTGAGCAAGTTTATGAAGATGATAATGGCAGTAACATTGAGTTGGATGGTGATACGTTTAACAACTCTGGGACCTGGGCTTTCGATCATGATGACCAAACAAGTGTGGTTGGTGACGACTCCTATACTGCAGATCCAATTTTACCAAGTTATCATGAG GAAAATGAACCATCTGTTTTAAATGAGCCTGATGTGGATAACAGGTTTGATAAGGTTGATGGGTACTTGTTTTTAAGTTTGGGGTTGACTTCAAATCAAAATGCTTGGGCAGGTCCTGATCACTGGAAGTATCGAAAAACAAAAG ATTCAGAGGGTCCTCCCAGAGAAAATGGATCACCCATGACAACTAAGAAACctagaaacaaaaaacaagCAGAACTTGATATTGATTTTACAAAAGCCTTAGACAATCAAATACTGGATGTCTTTGCTCCTCCCAAGAATCCCAGTTCACTACTTGTGCCAGCAAATAGACCACCTTGTAACACGACACTTCCAGAAGATTGCCATTATCAGCCAGAGGAGCTTGTCAAATTATTTCTTGTGCCTAATCTCATG GTAAATAAGATTGAAGTACAATATGACAAAACTTCTAAACAAGTTGATGTCCAGGCACTGAAAGGTACTCTTTGGGACTGTTTACAAGAATCTAAACAAGCAACTATTCAG gaggagaaagaaatggTATCTTTCAAGAATGTATTGGCTAGCTTTCCAAAAGACTGCAGGGCGGCTGCAACACTCAATGATATCTCGCCCCATTTGTGTTTTATTTGCCTTCTGCATTTAGCCAACGAGCATGGACTGAGAATCCATGGCTGTGCCAACTTGGACGATCTCAGCATACATTTTCCACCTAACAGAGGAACATTTCCAAGTGAAACAGTTTAA
- the LOC127792121 gene encoding condensin complex subunit 2 isoform X1, with product MAETLSPNATALKQRTLMASRLQSPTSPFFLGSNDDNLERAQARAARAAAVRRKNATATSAASPPASDPCLDKQQILELFQNCIKLASENKINQKNTWDLSLIDHLCDIIKVEEEDDAETNFQKASCTLEAGVKIYSMRVDSVHSEAYKVLGGINRVGQENEQDDVVEDPSTSIGQEEGNSKKEQERKVSPLSTLESSFEALNVKKFDVAFAVDPLYHQTSAQFDEGGARGLLLNNLGVYGGCQVLFDSFEVPRKCMSSESQHQKLDTIDLSFAKEYIEQMVLNMHKKIEISPTLRHIVDQFDQSSRRPPDTFYSGQQSAEQVYEDDNGSNIELDGDTFNNSGTWAFDHDDQTSVVGDDSYTADPILPSYHEENEPSVLNEPDVDNRFDKVDGYLFLSLGLTSNQNAWAGPDHWKYRKTKDSEGPPRENGSPMTTKKPRNKKQAELDIDFTKALDNQILDVFAPPKNPSSLLVPANRPPCNTTLPEDCHYQPEELVKLFLVPNLMCLGKRARKSSEEWSQQRDDYGPLPSWDDENGFDGQYDDGGVHSDLEDSNTLVSQPRQVNKIEVQYDKTSKQVDVQALKGTLWDCLQESKQATIQEEKEMVSFKNVLASFPKDCRAAATLNDISPHLCFICLLHLANEHGLRIHGCANLDDLSIHFPPNRGTFPSETV from the exons ATGGCGGAAACTCTAAGCCCTAATGCAACGGCACTGAAGCAGCGAACCCTAATGGCCTCTCGCCTCCAATCTCCGACCAGCCCCTTCTTCTTGGGCTCCAACGATGACAATCTCGAGCGAGCCCAGGCACGCGCCGCCCGAGCTGCCGCCGTCCGCAGGAAGAATGCTACCGCCACCAGCGCCGCTTCTCCGCCGGCTTCCGATCCCTGCCTCGACAAGCAACAGATTCTCGAGTTGTTTCAAAACTGCATCAAACTCGCTAGCGAAAAT AAAATTAATCAGAAGAATACGTGGGATCTGAGTCTGATAGATCACCTGTGCGACATTATTAAGGTGGAAGAGGAGGATGATGCAGAGACCAACTTTCAGAAG GCAAGTTGCACATTGGAAGCTGGAGTCAAAATTTATTCAATGAGAGTAGATTCAGTGCATTCGGAGGCATACAAGGTTCTTGGAGGAATTAATCGGGTGGGACAAGAAAATGAACAAG ATGATGTGGTGGAGGATCCCAGCACTAGTATAGGACAAGAGGAAGGCAATTCCAAAAAGGAGCAAGAGAGAAAG GTGTCACCTTTATCCACATTGGAATCATCATTTGAGGCTCTCAACGTTAAGAAATTTGATG tTGCATTTGCAGTGGATCCTCTCTATCATCAAACATCTGCGCAGTTTGATGAAGGAGGGGCTAGGGGCCTCTTACTGAACAATCTTGGAGTATATGGTGGCTGTCAGGTGCTTTTTGATTCATTTGAGGTTCCAAGGAAGTGTATGTCTTCTGAAAGTCAACACCAAAAATTAGACACAATTGATCTATCTTTTGCTAAAG AATACATTGAACAGATggtgcttaacatgcacaaaaAGATTGAAATTTCTCCAACTCTCAGGCATATTGTCGATCAATTTGATCAAAGCAGTCGAAGGCCACCAGATACATTTTATTCTGGCCAGCAATCAGCTGAGCAAGTTTATGAAGATGATAATGGCAGTAACATTGAGTTGGATGGTGATACGTTTAACAACTCTGGGACCTGGGCTTTCGATCATGATGACCAAACAAGTGTGGTTGGTGACGACTCCTATACTGCAGATCCAATTTTACCAAGTTATCATGAG GAAAATGAACCATCTGTTTTAAATGAGCCTGATGTGGATAACAGGTTTGATAAGGTTGATGGGTACTTGTTTTTAAGTTTGGGGTTGACTTCAAATCAAAATGCTTGGGCAGGTCCTGATCACTGGAAGTATCGAAAAACAAAAG ATTCAGAGGGTCCTCCCAGAGAAAATGGATCACCCATGACAACTAAGAAACctagaaacaaaaaacaagCAGAACTTGATATTGATTTTACAAAAGCCTTAGACAATCAAATACTGGATGTCTTTGCTCCTCCCAAGAATCCCAGTTCACTACTTGTGCCAGCAAATAGACCACCTTGTAACACGACACTTCCAGAAGATTGCCATTATCAGCCAGAGGAGCTTGTCAAATTATTTCTTGTGCCTAATCTCATG TGCCTTGGGAAGAGAGCAAGAAAGTCATCAG AGGAATGGAGTCAACAAAGAGATGATTATGGACCATTGCCATCATGGGATGATGAAAATGGATTTGACGGTCAATATGATGATGGAGGTGTTCATAGTGATTTGGAGGACTCAAACACACTCGTCTCTCAGCCTCGTCAG GTAAATAAGATTGAAGTACAATATGACAAAACTTCTAAACAAGTTGATGTCCAGGCACTGAAAGGTACTCTTTGGGACTGTTTACAAGAATCTAAACAAGCAACTATTCAG gaggagaaagaaatggTATCTTTCAAGAATGTATTGGCTAGCTTTCCAAAAGACTGCAGGGCGGCTGCAACACTCAATGATATCTCGCCCCATTTGTGTTTTATTTGCCTTCTGCATTTAGCCAACGAGCATGGACTGAGAATCCATGGCTGTGCCAACTTGGACGATCTCAGCATACATTTTCCACCTAACAGAGGAACATTTCCAAGTGAAACAGTTTAA